GGAAGGCGCGTGGTCTCGTCTCCTACGCCCCGCCGCCCTTTGGCACTTCGCTGAACTCCGCGGCGTGGTAGCGTTTCTTCATCCAGCGCACGCCGAACAGATCGAAGATGCCCACGAACGCGCGGTTGCCGAAGCCGTACTTGGCCGTACCGGCGAAGCGATGGCTGTGCTTCACCGGCGTCTCGTACACCTTGTACCCGCGCATCTTCACGAGCGTGGGGAAGTAGCGGTGCGCCCCGCGGAACAGCTTCACGCCCTTGATCGCATGCGCGCGGTAGACCTTCAGTGACGACGCGCTGTCGTTCACCGTCTCTTCGGTCACCCAGTTGCGAATGCGGTTGGCCTGCCGGCTCTGCCACTTGCGGAAGTTGGTGTCCTGCCGGTCCTTCCGCCAGCCGGTGATCATGTCGACCTGGTGCTCGTCGAGCATCGGGATCAGCCGCGGGATTTCTTCGGGATCGTTCTGCAGGTCGGCGTCGATCGTCGCCAGGATCTCGCCGCGTGCCGCGTTGAACCCCGCCTCGAACGCCGCGCTCTGCCCGCCGTTCTTCTTCATGCGCAGCACGCGCAGCCAGGGGTATTTCGCCATCCCCTCCGCCAATAGCGCCGGCGTGCGATCGGTGCTGCCGTCGTCGATGAGGATCACCTCGAACGGCCTGCCCATCGGCGACAGGGCTCCCTCCACGCGCGTGAGCAGCGTGGGGATGTTTTCCTCTTCGTTGTAGGCCGGGATGATCAGGGACAGGTAGGGCGCGGTGTCGTCGCTCATGGGACGGGGAATGATACCGCAATCCCCGCCCCTTCAATAGCCAACGAGCCGGACGCGTGAGCGACGGTTTTCTCACATCCCACGCGCGGTGAAGGTTATTGCAAATGAATGCCGGGGAATCCGTCGCGCGGTGAAGGTTATTGCAAATGAATGCCGGGGAATCCGTCGCTAACGCGTCCGGCTCGTGTGGGTCGTTGGGCGCGCCGCCGCCATGGCCGCCCGCTCGCGCACCTCGGCGAGCGTGGGGATGACGAACAGCGGCGCCACCGGCGCGGGCAGCGCCAGTTGTTTGTGTGGCTGGAACATCGCGACCGGCGCCTCGGCCTTGGCCAACGCCTTAGCCGGCGCCTTCGTGCCGTACATCGCCTCAAGCGCCGCCCGACGCCTGATCTTGTACAGCCGGTTGTAGTCCGGGTTGCGCCGCCGGAACTCTTGCGTCCGCTCGGTGCTGGTCATCGGCGGACGCCGTTGCACGACGAAGGAGGGTGGGCATTCCATACGTTCCCATCATCGGCCCCGCCGAAGAGCGACTTGACGTCAGAATCGGTACAACCCCACCCATTCCCCCGCGGGGCGATAAAAACGACTCACCCTCACTGCCAAACGCCCCGCCGCACCCAATTGGCGAAACGAGAACCCGAGCAGGCGAAACGTGTTCTCGAGCAGGCGAAACGTGTCGTGGTGTTTTCGTTTCGCCGGCTGGTGTTTTCGTTTCGCCTGCTGGTGAATTCGTTTCGCCTGCTGGGGTTCTCGTTTCGCCTGCTGGTGGATTCGTTTCGCCTGCTGGTGAATTCGTTTCGCCTGCTGGGGTTTTCGTTCCGCGTTATGGGGATTTCGTTTTGTCGCAGGGCCCCCTCTCCGGCCGGGTGCCACGGGCGGTACAACAAACGCACCGCGACGAGCCGGACGCGTAAGCGACGGTTTTCTTATACGCCACCCGGGAAAACCGTCGCTTACGCGACGAGCCGGACGCGTAAGCGACGGTTTTCTTATACGCCACGCGGGGAATCCGTCGCTTACGCGTCCGGCTCGTTGGGGCGTTGGGGGGATCGGCCGTCGTAGCGGGACATTGGTGCGCCCTGCTCATCCAGCACGTACGTGATCGCGGCGGTCAGCGACGCTTCGGTGTTGAGCCAGCGCGTGCTGCCGTGCTGCGTCCACCGGTCGCAATCGGGCGGCTCGGCGAACGTCTCGCGCAGGCGACGGCTGGTCCAGGCCTTCAGGTCGGACATCACCCGCTCGGGCCGCGCCGCGGTCGCCGACACGACGATGTGGACGTGATTGGCGCGCACGTGGACGGCGTGCAGATGCCAGC
This region of Tepidisphaeraceae bacterium genomic DNA includes:
- a CDS encoding glycosyltransferase family 2 protein: MSDDTAPYLSLIIPAYNEEENIPTLLTRVEGALSPMGRPFEVILIDDGSTDRTPALLAEGMAKYPWLRVLRMKKNGGQSAAFEAGFNAARGEILATIDADLQNDPEEIPRLIPMLDEHQVDMITGWRKDRQDTNFRKWQSRQANRIRNWVTEETVNDSASSLKVYRAHAIKGVKLFRGAHRYFPTLVKMRGYKVYETPVKHSHRFAGTAKYGFGNRAFVGIFDLFGVRWMKKRYHAAEFSEVPKGGGA
- a CDS encoding transposase, coding for MGAPLAYFITFTTYGTWLHGRDAGSVDREHNRPGTPFLSANPALERARAEAMRHPPYLLDGPRRDVAVRTIREVADHRGWHLHAVHVRANHVHIVVSATAARPERVMSDLKAWTSRRLRETFAEPPDCDRWTQHGSTRWLNTEASLTAAITYVLDEQGAPMSRYDGRSPQRPNEPDA